Proteins from a single region of Choloepus didactylus isolate mChoDid1 chromosome 10, mChoDid1.pri, whole genome shotgun sequence:
- the DOLK gene encoding dolichol kinase — MTRDGAPPTPDAGTPLSGSVLAEAAVVFAMVLSIHAAVWDRYSWCAVALAVQAFYVQYKWDRLLQQGSAVFQFRMSANSGLLPASMVMPLLGLVMKERCQAAGNPYFERFGIVVATTGMAVALFSSVLALGITRPVPTNTCVISGLAGGVIIYIMRHSLSVGEVIEVLEVLLIFVYLNMILLYLLPRCFTPGEALLVLGGISFVLNQLIKRSLTVVESQGDPVDFFLLVVVVGMVLMGIFFSTLFVFMDSGTWASSIFFHLMTCVLGLGVVLPWLHRLIRRNPLHWLLQFLFQTETRIYLLVYWSLLATLACLVVLYQHAKRSSSESKKHQAPAITRKYFHFIVVATYIPGIIFDRPLLYVAATVCLAVFIFLEYVRYFRIKPLGHTLRSLLSLFLDERDSGPLILTHIYLLLGMSLPIWLVPRPCTQKGSLGGARALVPYAGVLAVGVGDTVASVFGSTMGEIRWPGTKKTFEGTMTSIFAQIISVALILIFDSGVDLNYSYAWILGSISTVSLLEAYTTQIDNLLLPLYLLILLMA, encoded by the coding sequence ATGACCCGAGATGGCGCTCCCCCGACTCCGGACGCCGGGACTCCGCTGAGCGGGTCGGTACTGGCCGAGGCGGCAGTGGTGTTCGCCATGGTGCTGAGCATTCATGCGGCCGTGTGGGACCGCTACTCGTGGTGTGCCGTGGCCCTCGCAGTGCAGGCCTTCTACGTCCAGTACAAGTGGGACCGGCTGCTACAGCAGGGAAGCGCCGTCTTCCAGTTCCGAATGTCTGCCAACAGTGGCCTACTGCCAGCCTCCATGGTGATGCCTTTGCTTGGACTGGTCATGAAGGAGCGCTGCCAGGCTGCAGGGAACCCATACTTCGAGCGCTTTGGCATTGTGGTGGCAACCACTGGCATGGCTGTGGCCCTTTTCTCCTCGGTGTTGGCGCTGGGCATCACTCGACCTGTGCCCACCAACACTTGTGTCATCTCAGGCTTGGCTGGAGGTGTCATCATTTATATCATGAGGCACTCCCTGAGTGTGGGTGAGGTAATTGAGGTCCTGGAGGTCCTACTGATCTTTGTCTACCTCAACATGATCCTGCTGTACCTGCTACCCCGCTGCTTCACCCCTGGTGAGGCACTGCTGGTATTAGGTGGCATCAGCTTTGTGCTCAACCAGCTCATCAAGCGCTCTCTTACTGTGGTGGAAAGCCAAGGAGACCCGGTGGACTTCTtcctgctggtggtggtggtagggatggTGCTCATGGGCATCTTCTTCAGCACTCTCTTTGTCTTCATGGACTCAGGCACCTGGGCCTCCTCCATCTTCTTTCACCTCATGACCTGTGTCCTGGGCCTCGGAGTGGTCTTACCCTGGCTACACCGGCTCATCCGCAGGAACCCCCTGCACTGGCTCCTTCAATTCCTCTTCCAGACAGAAACACGCATCTACCTCCTAGTCTACTGGTCTCTGCTGGCCACCTTGGCCTGTCTGGTGGTGCTGTACCAGCATGCCAAGCGGTCATCTTCTGAGTCCAAGAAGCACCAGGCTCCCGCCATCACCCGGAAGTATTTCCATTTCATTGTGGTAGCCACCTATATCCCAGGTATCATCTTTGACCGGCCACTGCTCTACGTGGCTGCCACTGTATGCCTGGCAGTCTTCATCTTCTTGGAGTATGTGCGCTACTTCCGCATCAAGCCCCTAGGCCACACTCTGCGAAgcctcctttccctcttcctaGATGAACGAGACAGCGGACCACTCATCCTGACACACATCTACCTGCTCCTGGGCATGTCTCTTCCCATTTGGCTGGTCCCCAGACCCTGTACACAGAAGGGTAGCCTAGGGGGAGCAAGGGCCCTAGTCCCTTATGCTGGTGTCTTGGCTGTGGGTGTGGGCGATACTGTGGCCTCTGTCTTTGGCAGCACCATGGGAGAAATTCGCTGGCCTGGAACCAAAAAGACTTTCGAGGGAACCATGACATCTATATTCGCCCAGATCATTTCTGTAGCTCTGATCTTAATCTTTGATAGTGGAGTGGACCTAAACTACAGTTATGCTTGGATTTTGGGGTCCATCAGCACTGTGTCCCTTCTAGAAGCATATACTACACAGATAGACAAtctccttttgcctctctaccttttaATATTGCTGATGGCTTAG